Below is a window of Frigoribacterium sp. SL97 DNA.
GGAGGGAGAACGAGATGTTCTTCGGCACCATCTCGCCGAACACGACGTGCAGGAACGACACGAGCACGAGCGTGATGACGAAGCCGACGACGCTGACCAGCTCGGGGCTGAGCCCGGTCCAGGCGAGCGGCCCCTCGAGCAGGTGGTGGATCGAGGGCTCGGACACGTTGAGGATCAGCAGAGAGCAGATGGTGATGCCGAGCTGCGTCGTCGCGAGCATCATCGTCGCGTGTTCCATGGCCCACAGCGTGGTCTTCGCCGCGCGACTGCCGGCCTCGGCCTTGGGCTCGATCTGCGAACGACGAGCCGAGATGACGGCGAACTCGGCGGCCACGAAGAACGCGTTGCCGGCCAACAACACGACGAGCCAGACGATGCCCCACCAGTCGCTGCTCATCGGGTCACCTCTCTCGTGCGGACCGCGCGACGGTCGTCCTCGACGCCCGTGCGCACCTTCTCGGGCAGCACCTTCGGGTCGCGTCGGCCCGACCGGTCGCGCTCGTCACGCCCGTCGCGGCGGCCCGGCTCGGTCGCCGTGGCCTCGACCACGTCGTCGGGCGTGGGCGTGAAGCGGATGCGATCGATGCGCCGCCCGTCGAGCCGCCCGACGCGGAACGCGCCGTCGTCGGTCTCGACGACGTCGCCGACCTTGGGCAGGCGGCCCAGCTCGCTCATCAGCCAGCCGCCGACGGTCTCGTAGGGGCCGTCCTCCGGCACCTTGACCGAGGCGCGCTCGAGCAGCTCGTCGGGACGCAGCAGACCGGGGAAGGTCAGCCAGTTGCGCGACCGGACGACGTCGACCCGGCTGCGGTCGTGTTCGTCGCTGACCTCGCCGACGAGCTCCTCGATGAGGTCCTCGAGGGTGACGACACCGGCGGTGCCGCCGTACTCGTCGACGACGACGGCCATCTGGTAGCCGCGACCCCGCACCTCGCCCAGCAGGTTGTCGAGGGTCATCGTCTCGGGGACGCGGACGGCATCGGTCAGCAAGGCGGACACGGGCACGTCGGCCCGCTTCTCGCGCGGCACCGAGACGGCCTGCTTGACGTGGACCAGGCCCACGACGTCGTCGATGCCGTCGTCGGTCACCGGGAACCGCGAGTAGCCGGTGCGTCGCGCCAGTTCGAGGACGGTCTCGGCCGAGTCGCCGCGCGCGACGGTCGAGAGCCGGGGCCGCGGGGTCATGACGTCGGACGCGGTGTGGTCGCTGAACACGAGCGTGCGGGCGAGCAGGGTCGCCGTGTCACGGTCGAGGCTGCCCTCCGTGGCCGAGCGTCGCACCAGCGACGACAGCTCTTCAGCCGTCCGGGCGCCCGACAGCTCTTCTTTCGGTTCGATGCCCATGGCGCGCAGCACGGCGTTGGCCGTGTTGTTGAGCAGGGCGACCGCGGGCTTGAACACCGTGGTGAACAAGACCTGGAACGGGATGACCAGCTTCGCCGTCTTCAGCGGCAGGGCCAGGGCGAAGTTCTTGGGCACGAGCTCGCCGATGATCATCGACAGCAGGGTCGCGACGACGATCGAGACGATCGGGGCACCGACCGCGACGACCCCCTCGGGCACGCCGACCGCGGTGAGCGGCGGCGACAGGAGGCGCGAGATCGCGGGCTCCATCGTGTAGCCGGTCAGGAGGGTCGTGAGCGTGATGCCGAGCTGGGCGCTCGACAGGTGCGTCGACGTGATGCGCAGCGCCCCGATGGTCGGGGCGAGCCCCTTCTCACCTCGGGACTGACGGGCCTCGAGGTCGGACCGGTCGAGGTTCACCAACGAGAACTCGCTGGCGACGAAGAGTCCGGTGCCCACGGTGAGCAGCAGGCCGAAGGCGAGCAGTATCCACTCGTTCACCGGGTTCCGTCACCCCGCTCGGAGGGCATGGCGCCCGAGGTCAGGAGGCGCGGCGTGCGATGGTGCGTGGGTGCGGTCGTCTGAGACGGAGGGTCATCCATAGACGGGAGA
It encodes the following:
- a CDS encoding hemolysin family protein, whose product is MNEWILLAFGLLLTVGTGLFVASEFSLVNLDRSDLEARQSRGEKGLAPTIGALRITSTHLSSAQLGITLTTLLTGYTMEPAISRLLSPPLTAVGVPEGVVAVGAPIVSIVVATLLSMIIGELVPKNFALALPLKTAKLVIPFQVLFTTVFKPAVALLNNTANAVLRAMGIEPKEELSGARTAEELSSLVRRSATEGSLDRDTATLLARTLVFSDHTASDVMTPRPRLSTVARGDSAETVLELARRTGYSRFPVTDDGIDDVVGLVHVKQAVSVPREKRADVPVSALLTDAVRVPETMTLDNLLGEVRGRGYQMAVVVDEYGGTAGVVTLEDLIEELVGEVSDEHDRSRVDVVRSRNWLTFPGLLRPDELLERASVKVPEDGPYETVGGWLMSELGRLPKVGDVVETDDGAFRVGRLDGRRIDRIRFTPTPDDVVEATATEPGRRDGRDERDRSGRRDPKVLPEKVRTGVEDDRRAVRTREVTR